A region of the Sander vitreus isolate 19-12246 chromosome 1, sanVit1, whole genome shotgun sequence genome:
CTTCCAACTGTTTTCGGTTCGTCATTTCGTGCTGGATTTCTTTATATTGTCATTACATatattcagtggtggaagaagaattcaggtcctttacttaagtaaaagtagtaataccacactgtaaaaataatgctacaagtaaaagtcctgcattgaaaatgttactcaatgcagaaaatatttcacattttagaaactggaaatggtCAATcaagtgtttaatcagctaatcatttcagctgtacttgtaggccgttatattgttgggttgtttaatttataaaggaattgtattttataaactacatttgttttgtgttcaaaaatcttaatttgtaaagtaactagtaactaaatctgtcagatgaatgtagtggagtgaaaagtacaatatttctctctgaaatgtagtagagtagaagtagaaagtggcatgaaaagaagactcaagtaaagtacaagtacctcaaatttgtacttaagttcatgtacttagttacattccaccactgcatatatttatatattatatttcacTTACATACATTGACATGCTGATGTCAGGAAAAGCTGTAATCGTGGTTCCAAACgttcatttctccccaatttcatatcacattcctgctggaaaATGTCTGGTTGTGTAGTTTTTTGGttaagaagcctttattggtgatttttcatggTAGATCGGTCAATACAGAGACAACCAGAGCAGAGCACGGATTCGGAGATAAGGAAACGCTGACTGAACAGAGTGTTCGGGGGACTTGAAGAGATAGGTGCTACAACACAGCGTCTGGTTAATACAGGTTTAGCAGCCATTGGCAGTATGAGTATCAAAGGGTTTTTTTCAACGTTAAAGAATGTAAAGGTGTTCTAGCaggaacccaaaatacaagtatgaacctaaaaatgagcataataggtctcctttaataaatcataatatgATATCAATTAATAATTTACATTAAATAATTATAGTTGGAATTTGGCTGTGCTACTTTCGCTTATTTTGATTGAAAATGATCCTAACCTTTCCAAAAATCATGCCCTATTTAGTAGTTACTCCCTGCCATTTAATGTGAGTTTTAAAATTCTGAAATGCATGCATGATATATTGCCATAAACATTCTCACAATATAATGAAATTGTGTCCATGCCATGTAAACTGCTTTTTGATAAAAAATCTCCCAATGTGATGTGACACATTTAATAGAGCCAAAAATGCATGCAAACCCATATCCGTCAGAGATTAGGGTGTCAACTATATTGTGAATAGTGACAAAGAGGTGGTGTGATCTTGGGCGTGCCATTTGTGTGGTTTGGTAAGAACCTTGATATCAAGTTTCTTGTCGTTGCACTAAACTATGGTGTGACATGAGTAAAGACGACTGGCTTTCTTCTGTTGTGTAACTGGACttactgaatgtttttttttttcttcaaggtGCCATTTTATCCACCAGCCAACAGATACCTTCACCTCCTGTGAGAGTTTGTTTGCTGGGTAAAAAAAGGCAGCAGTTTTTCCACAGCTATGAGGTATCTATGTCTCTCATCTTCTAgggttttctttttatatttggtGATGTCATTCTTGCCaattaataaacaaatattgAATAATAGCATGTGTAAATATAAGCACGACAATTGAGGAAAAAAAtccaattaaaaacattttaattaaaaggaTGCGTTTCCCTGTGGTAAGATGTACAATTACGAGGTCGGTGGACTACCCAGAGTGACCGGGGACATTGATTAGAAAAATGCTCCAGAAACAAAGTATTTAAATGCTCTTTATGTATCGATGTGATACCACTAGCTGGTGTAAAAACTGTAGAACTGCCGTCCTACAAAACATGAAAGgattcaacccgttctcactcccaactcgtaaaaagacgcttggtcagtggctctcagcgtccgATTCGatgcaaaaagcacccttcagcatCTGTAtgtaacgcaccgggcagagcagcagctccgcgGCGCTTTAAGATGACATTGTATTAAGAGCggcaacggtagcgagtagtatgaaagaccgaaatgcCGTAGAGGGAGCTTGGTTGGAgtggtagatgggtcaaacaacaaagGACTTTTCATCCCAGAGATCGAGGTTCGTGTCCCATTGTTGTCCTGCGTGTAATGTGAAACGTACCTcttgtaagcccacccacaatatttttctaaacccaactgtcacgACCCATaacgtcaaaagtgacgccaattgttccgacccagcgcgtttagataaagcgcgtttaGACTAGGGTGATCAGATTTCCCGGATCTAAAACCGGAACACTTTGCGCGTGAACGTAGTGCTCGTgaacgcacacgctttttaacgaacatgtgccagcccaggtcagacatagacacagacagtaacttcATTATTTTTTGATCGTAGGCTCCTCATCTGATAATTagtgttttttcctgtaaaattaacaaaattgcagcagcagcctttttcagtttagtgcGAGATTTATGTttctaaaaaagattttttgaagtgttatttattccaataacaccaaaataattcaaatgatttattgaaaatgttgagcattaaaaacttcacatcctgcattctggtgaatttgtatgcacccatttctacctttttctgaatcaatgtatgctgcaaatatctttatgtaaagagaaacatagattacaatccaaatataaaaacataatgggagatattgcagtaaggctctcaggcattctgtattgctttcaattatatattctcctgtagatcgacttttctaattatatctgagtcagcacataTGTAGCCTAGgaatcatttactcctccctcctgttttgcatcttttgttggggaagtaacctccttaaatgtgcatatgacaattattcaccccaatgatacatgaatttgtatttcatttattaataaacccctggactgtaatatttcagatgtgtttgagcaagatttctgctcatatccaaaactttgtgcacatatacaaaatacaatatatctgtgttctctgtgattcggaggagtcgtgatatattttgagaaaagtaaagtttttttgagaaaaataaagttataataggctattacaagaataaagtcactatatttcagaaaatgatctacacctgcaccatagtctgctgtgcattacgtgattgctctgctgatacggtagatctcagaccttctgacaggtacagagccccgtttgggtctctgaatgagacaaatagTTTAGctagggaagtggctgaacgctgctacagggaaatacacggagcacaaacgggacacatctgccgcagcatgtcgacagctGAGCGGTATATAAACCGCTCAgctataaacctgaagctgccctgcattttacagcgagagtggacactaagcgacgcacaggtgtgcttcagagctccgtgtgtttgagtctgacccatAGACTTGAAACGTCACGTCacaggaacttcaaactaaatcattagtattgcgctcctaaactttgtgttaatGGCATCAATATACAAAGTTACATTCGGCGCTACTATTTGGGGCTGAAGCCCCGGCAAAATCGGCTCACGCCGCTcgtggtgtaaaccgggacattttagcgtcccgacgggcttttgtcgggactcgggacacaaTTCAAAATCgtgactgtcccggtcaaaccggaacatctggtcaccctagtttAGATGTGGTGCTAAAGGAGACGTTTAGCGTCAACAACGCCAAAGGAACATGCCCAAGCGTCTTATTTTACGCAATGGGAGTGACAATGTGTTGAAAGTTTACACTTAACGAGTTTTAAGGCAAATGTCTTTCACTTACAGTAAATTAAAGACCAGAGTTGCTCACACAACTTAAAgctcttgtttttgtttgcttgaTTTTGCATCTTTTCAGCGGGCTCAGGGAAAAAAGGGTTGGAATCTTCTGCTGTCTTGTGTTGCTTGTTGTCAGCTTCACTGCCTTATATTTGAGGTGAGTAGACAAAGTCAGCATGAAGGCTTTTGAAGTGCTACAAGAGCACATACGAGCCAATCTAATGTATTGGCAAGAGtcatttcaaaatgattttattccagtgtcattttttttcaatactaGATATGTAGCGAGCCTCGTCCCTGCGGACAGTCTGCTGGTGGCCAGTGAGGGAAATCTGAGCATCAATTTAGACGACACGCTCAACTTTGGGTAAGAAATCTGTACTGTACTCTCTAGTTTTGGCTGCAGGCTCAGAGATCAAGTCAGTTTATCTAAAGGCCATATTCAAAAACATCAGCAAGATTCACAGCCTGGTTTCACAGCCTCACagtgaaagacagaaacagCCTTAACAACATAGTCAAAACCTAATCTGAAATTATTGGTGTGACACAAAGAGATTTCAATTACCTTTGTAATCAACAAACGTTGGGTAAAGCAACGATTATTTTGTCTTCTTCAGATCATGTTCTTCACAGTGAATTTTCTCTGTTGCCATCAAGACGTCGTTATATTTTACATGCTTTTAAAACTAATCGCCACTAATTCTTTTATCCCTTCTGCAATTCGACTTGagagattttatatatatatatatatatatatatatatatatatatatatatatatatatatagatatatatatatatatatagagagagagagagagagagagagaggaagcacagctgatcgTCAAGCACTGGCAGACCACTTGTAACACCTGCACAGGATCGGCACATCCGAATATCACACCTGcgggacaggtacaggatggcaaCAACAAACGCAaaaactggccagtctggtgcagtacatgaggaggagatgcactgcagtacttaatgcagctggtggccacaccagatactgagggctatttttgattttgaccccccctttgttcagggacacattattccatttctgttagtcacatgtctgtgaaaattgttcagtttatgtcttagttgttaaatcttttaatgttaatgcAAATGCATATTGCATAtgttaagtttgcttaaaatataaaagttaaaatatttataaaagttttttttgtatctaCTCTCTAGGGCAGGGGTGGGCAATGAATTTTTCCAAGGGGTCACATGAGAAACAGGGACTGTTGTGAAGGGCCGGACCAATAGACTAAACTCAGTTCTGCTCAACACTCTTTAATAATAACTAGGGCtatcaaaataacgcgttaacttcgattaattaatctgaggaaaaataacgttaaaaaaattaatccattccatattgacttttgcatacagacgaatgtctgcgcttctctctgatgctctgaaacagacgttacaggaaacaaactccgctgcatgtgacgctagttaacactatactcaacagcagctaacgttagcctaccgctagctagttaacactatactcaacagcagctaacgttagcctaccgctagctagttaacactatactcaacagcagctaacgttagcctaccgctagctagtagctggattaaacacggttaaaatgctgacagctaacgctaaacggtgtaaagtttgactgttttactgtagaggattcaacaccggtatgtaacaatctgcagctgccgtcggagaaacaacacagacgaaactggtaaactacagcctcgtggtgcatttgaagttattgtaaatgtccttttcccatctggttgttgttgtttttgtcgttcaacagcaatttactagtgaaataagttattgttatacattattattaaaaccatttaaattttgaccatatggccttagcaataaacaagccgttctttaatgtcaccaactgttgtttagtaccctttgtgtttttttcccttctctttcttaaaaagtatcggttcaggcaccgttaattatgtatgcgattaatttcgattaattaatcacagagtatgtaattagattaattttttaatcgattgacagccctaataacaCATTGCAGTTCTACTTTCTATTTGCGACTTGCAACCAGAGAAGAAGCTGCATACgttgcacaaaaaaacaacaaaaaaacaaacacacgtaGTTAGAAATGTAGGTGAATCAAATTAGGATAATCAAATTTAAGTAGAAAAGAGAAATGTTccaattctttttttcaaacaattacATTCCCAGTTACTTAAAATTACCCAATGAAAGGGGAACTGGGCAGAGGCCAGCTGTGGATGGGCAATCTAACTCAGGGTGTGTTCCAGGGATGCGTCAACTTACCCACCATATGTGCTCGCTGCAATCGATAGTCACTACAAATTGTGTCCCAGTGCTATTATCACTACAAACTGTGCAGGGACCCACACTAGTGTCCTAGCATCCACCACAATCTTGCTACTTGCTCCACTGAAAAGGAAACAAAGTAAAGACATAAAAACAGTTGGTCATATATAAAATACAAGCAGACCAATCAGGGAGAGTGCTGCCTGGTGGCACTTTAACAATGACGTATGCAATCAATCAAaatactaaaaaacaaaactaaggAAAAACAGCAGCTACACCATATGCTTAGTAGAAATATATCACAGCACTCCAGGCAGGGGAACTTTGGGTAAACAGTAACAGAGAGGGTCACATGTAGCAATTGACAGGCAGAGAACATCAAAGGCAGCCATCATGGCACAGGTGCCTTAAATAAGCTCAGCTAATGAGTGGGGTTTGGTCTGGGTGGAGCTAATTGGATActagggaggtgtgttcaagAGCAGACAGTGCAGAGCTCAATACCTAAAGTTCTGCACACATGCAAACCCCACTACACATTCATGATGTGAACTTATTTacgtttgattgctaacttccCATTGACCTCACGCGGTCCGGATGTGGCCCCGGGGCCGTATGCCCAGGTCTGCTCTAGGGTGTAGTCCTATGGCCAGGAAATCAACTTGGGTccatttagaatgtttatgtttacatctGTGAAAAGGTCTTATAGACACTTTAATAAAAAACCGACACAAgtcacagaaagaaaagaaatcctgtgagagcttgtaaaaaaaatctgaacttgtaAATTGAAATTTGCTTGTAGAACAGGGTCACACGGGtgtgtcttctgaatgtgaagTCACAGGAAAAATATTTACAAACGTGTAGATTGATAATTACAtgaacacaatttttttttacccttatCCATCACAACCACAACTCAGTGATTACAACCTCTCAAATCTGTCACTGCAACTTCACGTAGGTGCTCTCTCGTATCAAAAAGTGGCGAATCTGCGCGCCTTGACTTTTGCAACACATGAGTGACAACTCTGTCCGGCTTATTTATGTAGcatggtggaattagcaagctagcgttagctaactcACCAGCCAACCAGCTGGCTTCTAAAttatctatctaactatctatTCTGAATTATCAGAATTAATAACTCTTCGTATGGCTGTTTAACATAACGTTTGTTTTATTCTTCCATTTCAGGGCCAGACAGGGGGTTGAAACACGCACATCTTGGAAAGCTCCTATCATCTGGGAGGGGATGTTTGACCCCAAACTTTACGACCAAGAGCACatccaaaaaaaatcatctgtGGCCCTCACTGTGTTTGCTGTGGGAAGGTTTGTTTCTCTGTAATCACTGTGAGGAGACCAGCGCTTAAACACCAGCAGTTCAGTCTGAATCTGGTAGCACTTTGCCAAAAGTTTTGGTATTATGTACTAGGGATGCTAATTCAGCTATTATTTTACTGACTAACAGCCGACCCTTGTTAACCGATCATTTATCGTTAACCAACAAGCAGGCAACTGAGTCCCAGTTCACACACATCCGGAGGCTCGAACATACTTTCCAAGTTCCGTGGACACAAGTGGACTTATACCGGTTGTGGCACATGCAGCTGTTTTTGCTGGAATCGCCTGTGCGCCCACAtgaccgacacaagtccacagctgtCAGCGGAGCCCGAGCCCATCTCCACTGCATCCACCTGCAAGATTTttagctgtgtgtctgcctggcatactACTGTGTGTAGGCAAAACATCATGCAAGACATTATGTATTATGTGtatgcaaaaatgtttttttaatttcttgtttgtttttgttgcttcatGGTTAAATGGTAATTAACATCCCTAACATTAACATTGACATCCCTATGAACGCTTTTTCCAAACCTGGGTGTAGATCAACAAACCTTCCCTGAATCTCCCTGAACGAGATACAATTAGATCACCTACAGCTGAATATCAAActgtgtgttttaaataaaagaatcgGTCGAAATGAGCTTTCAACTATCAGACTATCAAAATCAAAAGCAGGATTGTCAATTCCCCCAGTATTTTTCTCCATCACCTACATGCACAGTCACAGCTTAcaggctggtagcatgcagctaaagacacagtgtaACTGTAGTTTATCAGTAGCCTGAAACTTGACTATTCCAGACACCATGACAACTGCCAGAGTCAGAGACAATGGAGAAACAACGGAAATAGgaaatcctcctgcttccctgatGTCGCTATTGTGGCAACATTGTTTCTTCTGCTTGAGTGAGATATGTAAGCCAACACTCATACGAGTCTCCATGTTGCCTTCTTCAACTTATGGCACTTTCAATTGTGCCTCATAAAGTCTGAGAAACTGAACCGGTTGTTGCAAAGTGCCTTCTGCCATCAGAGTCAGTTATAATGGCCAAGTAAGTGTAAACAGATAcagggaatttgactccggcTTTCTGTTGCTCTCAAAGTTCACCTAAATAGCCTTCAGCCATATTGTGGCTCTTATTGTGACATTGTTGTCTAAATGTTTAAATCCAAAATTGAATCGAATCATGACCTTAAAAATCAAAAGTCAAATGGAATCGTGGATTTGGAGAAACGTGACACACCTATAGAGAAGGCATGattaattttaaatttttgcTTCATGCTGCCTTCAGTTTGGTTCACAGCACGTCATCCCTCTTTTTGACGTTGTTTTCAACGACTTTATAACAATGTTGGTCTGCATTTCTATGTGAAAGCCATCATGCAAATGTACCTCACATGACAGCAGAACTGCAGGGTTAGAGTAATGGGGACAACTGAGCTTGGGTTCAGACTCAAAGTAATGACTCCAGTGTTAAAACTGACTAAAAGGTCTGCAGACATTAACACATATGTACAGTTGTCtcaaataatgaaatatataaacaataGTATGAAAATGTTGGTTTTTTTTCCGCCCTCATCATAAGCTATGAGCAACATcaattgtttttctctctctttctctacctAAGGTACTTGGATGCCTACCTGAAGACTTTCCTTACCTCTGCAGAACAACATTTCATGTTGGGCTTACAAGTGACATATTACGTGTTCACGGATCAACCAGACAAGGTACCACACTTCGAGCTTGGTCCTCAGCGAAGCCTGAAGGTTATCCAGGTGGAAAAGCACTCCAGGTGGCAGGACATCTCTATGATGCGCATGAAAACAATATCAGATACCATAGAATCAGAGATTTGTCACCACTGCAATTACGTCTTCTGCTTTGATGTGGATCAGGAGTTTAAGGGAAGATTTGGCTCAGAGGCTCTGGGGGATTCTGTAGCTCAGATACACGCATGGTATTACAAAACTCAAAAGCAAAGCTTCACCTATGACAGAAACCCCAAATCCAAAGCCTTCATGGAAAGCGGAGATTACTACTACCACGCTGCTCTCTTTGGAGGCCTGTGTGAACATGTGAAGAAATTGGCAGATTACTGCTTTCTGGGTATCATGGAGGACAAACTAAACGATGTGGAGGCTCTGTGGCACGATGAGAGTCATCTAAACAAGTACTTTTGGCTTCATAAACCAACCAGGTTGCTCTCCCCTGAGTACTGCTGGGACCAGGTTATTAGTGACCACAGGGACATAAACGTCATCCGCCTCATATGGGCACCAAAACACTATGACATACTTCGTACTAAGTAGGGCTGTCATAATTGGCCAAAAAATATGTTTGGTCAAATCAAAGTCTATTGCCATTATTTGAATTTGTCTGACGATTTTGCCGTTCCCGATTCTGTTTGTCTCGCCAGTTAAACACTTTCGTTGGCGTCTTTATGTAAATTACCCTACTTCTTCACCAGCCCTGGTACTTGGTAGAGTGGCTAGAAGAGCCACAAATTGGACAAACTTTAAGAATAAAGTGCAAAAGTGTTTACTCCAAGTTTTGTTTTAATGGTTGTCTTTGTCAAGAATGTCTGAAAGATTATGTTGACAAAAGATATGATGTAAAAcctgatatttttttaaatatttttattaaagaCAATTTTTGTAAAGCgcaaatacattatttttgaGAGATTGAAGCATATGGTGCCTCACATTTGGAAGATGTGATTTTAGCAATACCTCCTATCACCAGCTTGGCAGTTACTGGAGAGAGAAAATCCAAATTTGGTCAAAGAGGGTGGAACCAGATGTACAGTAAGTGGGAACAGCAGACTGCAACTGATGGATGGCTTGTGAAGCTAAAACATCTTGATCGCCCCCTGGGGGCTGCCGTAAGTCCTGCCTGATCACGCTGATGTATGTCCAAATGTTCATTTTTTCTCATAAATTTGGTTAGTTTGATtaatttgatgctataaaagcagggtgaaacgtcatgattgacagctgtgatttaCTCGCGATGGTTCGGGCAGATGCCTGATCTACTgtgcagactctggctccaaaattataAGATTGCAGTGCCCTTACCCGGGATACAAATTTGCATTTTCTAAGATGGCGAAGGAATGTCTCGCCCTACTGTGCCTCTGTTTGGCTAGTACTTGTTGCCTTCGTtggttggtttggtttggttcagGCATGGGGAGtgagattggttagggttagggaaagaATACCAGCGTAAGCTAattagtagtctatatccattaCTTTCCACTTACGGGATTGCTCcgtgtccgttaccttctgctttctttgtgttggaattttaaactccggacgatttatgaggactacggttaactgctcctcagatctctgcagggtagcTAGATCTATcctatctgagttttctcttaaaacaacttttgaacgtatacatgttccaccaaaacaagttccttcccgtatggcgttatatatatatgtgccttattcctgagcgagtaactgtatgttttgagcacagagaactatattttgcaagcacataaaattaaatgcaaaatatagttctctgtgctcaaaCCATACAGTACAGTTACTCAGGAATGAGGCACATATATAGCGCCAtattcccgaggctattttgcctATTGACACTGTGGCTCTGTCaggcgcttagtgccgcccaagacaattgtgattggtttaaagaaaatgccaataaaccagagcacgattTTCTTtaatcccggaatgctgtgtggactagccagaccttcctccacagcgctgtggaggaaggtctggcaatgtgagactagctaATTAGAGGCAGACTAAGTCAGAGTAAGGCAGAGTAAGGCGGGACATTCCTTTGCCATTCATGCAAATTCTCACCAGGGATATTTTAGCGTTACTATTGCACTGTTTAATTAGTGGTTCAACCTTTTTACAGTCTACGGGTGAAACATGCCCTCAATCACTTCCCCTCAGCACCTGCCCTTGGGGGAATCCCCACCGCCAGTGTTGTTCCATTTGTCTGAAAAACTGAAGCGAACTTGGTGAGATCGACACTCAGAGGGCTGAGGGAGCAAGTGAACAAAGAGTACGTCCCATagcccttaaattgcatcctaGACTCCAAGGAAATCattggaggagagaggaaacagggcaaatgtgttttaggggAAAGagatgtcctttcctctgaagcgtcacatgaattttTCAGCTGTATgcgcggagttagcaactccttcagctgcacggcttccgtgaaggctgctctcgtgtatcctcggttatagctcctcgatgatccctcctcgatgcttgCTGCttggggcagaaataagaggtttgagacggccttcaccaaggagggacagaacaacttctggtTCAGCAGAGGACCGAGGAGTTGAGGAGCTATATCACCCACAATGCAGTGCAGTTATGCATTAGGTGCAagaaaatacatccatggttaggTGGCAGTAATCAGGAAAACTCCGGTTGCTGACcacaaaagaaataaattgaattttacATTTTGGCTTTTAAGAAAAGTTTCTTGTTTCTTAATAAAAACTCATTGATAGCTGAATATTTTACTGAAATATgcaatatgtatgtgtatgtagaCTAGTGTCAATACATATTTACTTAGATTTATGTACTTATGTGGTTTCTTTATTCCCATTCACATATGGAAGGAATTTGGTTTTTGCAAGATAATATAAAACCTGTAGCAATAATAGTTCTGAGCAACCATGATACCGATCACAAACTTTCAAAATCACAAACTCTTGCAGGTTCTAAGATTCATTGAAATGAGTCTGCAGGTGTTTCTGATGATTTGTAAAAAGCAGTGGACctaattatattaataatacattttataaataatatttgtagcccatagcaaaaaaaacgtgttgctacGTTCGGGGGTGAACGTGTCCCTGATTCTTTGTTTGATgaattttgtcaataaaaaaaattaaaaaaaacttgaaccAGGGTAGGTGCGTTCCATTTTAATCCCCCGCTCCTGCCACAACCACTATCACTCTGCTCGCTGCGGCATCCGTGCGACGCACGCTGTTACGTGATATGAACGGCTGACTGCTGAGGGGAAGTGGAACTACTAATGACACGCAGCGTTGGGAGGCACTGGAGAGGCGTCGTCCATCTTTACCCCTACCTGTGATAAGTGTGACACGTGGAGGGAGATCTCTGCTGCAGTGGAGTCACTTTGGccatttaaaacaaagtttCTCAAGGGCCATTAAGCCTGTTAATGCCCTGGCGTGCTTTGCATttaaacctgaaaaaaaaaatccttcctCACGCAGGTAAGTCATCATCAG
Encoded here:
- the LOC144520039 gene encoding N-acetyllactosaminide alpha-1,3-galactosyltransferase-like — translated: MSGLREKRVGIFCCLVLLVVSFTALYLRYVASLVPADSLLVASEGNLSINLDDTLNFGARQGVETRTSWKAPIIWEGMFDPKLYDQEHIQKKSSVALTVFAVGRYLDAYLKTFLTSAEQHFMLGLQVTYYVFTDQPDKVPHFELGPQRSLKVIQVEKHSRWQDISMMRMKTISDTIESEICHHCNYVFCFDVDQEFKGRFGSEALGDSVAQIHAWYYKTQKQSFTYDRNPKSKAFMESGDYYYHAALFGGLCEHVKKLADYCFLGIMEDKLNDVEALWHDESHLNKYFWLHKPTRLLSPEYCWDQVISDHRDINVIRLIWAPKHYDILRTK